Genomic segment of Streptococcus australis:
ACCAGTTACAATCAAATCACCGACTCCAGAAAGCCCGCTATAAGTTAGAGGATTGGCTCCAAGAGCGACCCCTAGTCGGGTGATTTCTGCTAATCCTCGAGCGATGATGGCTGCCTTGGCATTGTCGCCAAATCCTAGGCCATGTAATGCACCTGCACCAACTGCAATGATGTTTTTAAGAGCACCAGCGGTTTCAACTCCGATAACATCCGTATTGGTATAGAGGCGGAAGTAGTGATTGCTAAAGAGATTTTGGACGTACTGGGCAGTTTCAAGAACTTTAGACGCTGCGGTGATCAAGGTAATATCACGAACAATGGTTTCCTCAGCGTGACTAGGCCCTGAAACAACGACGACTTCACTACGGAGGTCAGCTGGAATTTCCTCTTCAAGAATAGTTGATAGACGTTTGTGACTATCTGGTTCCAAGCCTTTGGAGGCATGCATGATGACAACCTTGTGGTCGAGTACCTTTGCTACTTGTTGGGCAACCAGTCTCGTTACTTTTGTTGGGACAACAAATAAAACAGCATCCACATCCTTTAATGTTTCTCCCAAGTCATGGTAGGCCTTGATGTTTTCGTCAAGTAGGATATCTTTGAAATAGCGTTTGTTTGTATGCTGGTTATTGATTTCATCGATTTGGTCAGGAATATTTCCCCAAATTCGAAC
This window contains:
- a CDS encoding NAD(P)H-dependent glycerol-3-phosphate dehydrogenase; the protein is MKKQTIAVLGPGSWGTALSQVLNDNGHEVRIWGNIPDQIDEINNQHTNKRYFKDILLDENIKAYHDLGETLKDVDAVLFVVPTKVTRLVAQQVAKVLDHKVVIMHASKGLEPDSHKRLSTILEEEIPADLRSEVVVVSGPSHAEETIVRDITLITAASKVLETAQYVQNLFSNHYFRLYTNTDVIGVETAGALKNIIAVGAGALHGLGFGDNAKAAIIARGLAEITRLGVALGANPLTYSGLSGVGDLIVTGTSVHSRNWRAGDALGRGESLTDIEANMGMVIEGISTTRAAYELAQELGVYMPITQAIYRVIYEGVNIKEAINDIMNNEFKAENEWS